CGGCAGGGCGAAGCGCTTGCCGGCGGTGCCGCCGGTGAGCAGGAACTGACCCATCGAGGCCGCCATGCCCATGCCGATGGTCACCACGTCGTTCGGGATGTACTGCATGGTGTCGTAGATCGCCATGCCCGCCGTCACCGAGCCGCCGGGGCTGTTGATGTACAGGTAGATGTCCTTGTCGGGGTCGGCCGCAAGGAGCAGCAGCTGTGCGGTGATCTTGTTGGCGATGTCATCGTCAACCTGCTGGCCGAGGAAGATGATCCGCTCGCCGAGCAGCCGGTTGTAGACCTGGTCGCCGAGGCCACCACCGATGGAAGGCTCGCCGGCGGCGGAGGGCATCAGATTCGTCACGTATCCACCTGCTCGTCTTACGACGGCGCCGGGCCGTCTCATTGTTCTGCCTTTCATGGACCCTAACGCGATGGTCCCTTCGGGGAATCCCGGAGTGGCTGCTGTTCGCCGGGGGCGTAGCGCTCCGCGGGGGGCGGCGGAAGCAGCCTCACCGTTGGATGTGCGGTGCGTCGGCGGCTACCGGTCCGAGTCGGCTGCATCTCGCGGAGACGACACAGACCCCCGGGAGACACTCCCCAGGGGCCTGCGTACGTGCGTCAGAAGCGCTGTAGGGCCGGTCAGCCCTCGGTCTTCTCCTCGGCGGCGTCGGAAGCCTCGGCGGCCTCGACCGTCTCGATGGCGGACTCGGTCTCGTCCTCCTCGTCGAGGTCGACGATCTCGCCATTGGTGTCCTTCACCGTGGCGGCCTCGACCACGACGGCCAGGGCCTTGCCACGGGCGACCTCGCCGACCAGAAGCGGCACCTGGCCACCCTCGACGACGGCCTGGGCGAACTGGTCGGGGGACATGCCGGAGGAGGCCGCACGCCGCATGAGGTGCTCGGTGAGCTCCTCCTGGTTGACGTTGAGGTTCTCCTTCTTGACCAGCTCGTCGAGGACGAACTGGGTCTTGATGCCCTTGACCGCGGCCTCGCGGGTCTCGGTCTCGAACTCCTCGGCGGTCTTGCCCTGGATCTCCAGGTACTTCGCGAGGTCGAGGCCCATCTGGCCGAGCTGGTGGTGCTCCAGGTTGTGCTTGCGGGTGTTGACCTCGTCCTCGAGCAGCTTCTCGGGGACCGGGACCTCGACCAGCTCGAGGAGCTTCTCCAGGACGCGCTCCTGGGCCTGGGTGGCCTGGTCGAACTGCTTCATGTTCGCGAGGCGCTTGCGGCTGTCGGCCTTCAGCTCGTCCAGGGTGTCGAACTCGGAGGCGAGCTGCGCGAACTCGTCGTCCAGCGCGGGCAGTTCACGGGCGGCGACCTGGGTGACCTTGACGGTGACCTCGGCCTCCTTGCCCGCGGCGGAGCCGCCCTTCAGCTCGGAGGCGAAGGTGGCCTCCTCGCCGGCGGACTTGCCCTTGACGGCGTCGTCGATGCCGTCGAGCAGCTCACCGGAGCCGATGGTGTAGGAGACGCCGTTGGCGATGCCGTCCTCCAGCACCTCGCCGTCGACCTTGGCCTCCAGGTCGATGGTGACGACGTCGCCGTCCTCGGCGGCGCGCTCGACCGGGGAGGTGGAGGCGAAGCGCTCACGGAGCTGCTCGACCGACTTCTCGATGTCCTCGTCGGTGACCTCGACGGCGTCGACCTCGACCTCGATGCCGGTGTAGTCCGGGATCTCCAGGGCCGGGCGGACGTCGACCTCGGCGGTGAAGTTCAGCGTCTCGCCGTCCTTCAGCTCGGTGATGTCGACCTCGGGCTGGCCCAGCGGGCTCAGCTCGGCCTCGTTGACCGCCTCGGTGTAGAACTTGGGAAGCGCGTCGTTGACGGCCTCCTCCAGCACCGCACCGCGGCCGAACCGCTGGTCGATGACGCGGGCCGGGATCTTGCCCTTGCGGAAGCCCTTCACCGTGACCTGCTGGTTGATCTTCTTGTACGCCGCGTCGAGGCTGTCCTTGAGCTCCTCGAAGGGCACCTCGACAGTGAGCCGAACCCGGGTCGGGTTCAGGGTCTCCACGGCGCTCTTCACGGTTCGGTCTCCTTGTGGCTGACTGCTTGGGTTCTGCCGGAGCCAGACAGCACCGGCGGATTCGCCGCCCGGAGGAGTACGAGGAGTACTCAGGCCGTCGGGGCCGGGACACACGGGCGCGCAGCTTGCATAGTAACCGCAGCCGGTCAGCGCCCCAAAAGGCGATCATCACGACGTCGTGGACAGATGGTCGGGGTGGCGGGATTTGAACCCACGGCCTTCCGCTCCCAAAGCGGACGCGCTACCAAGCTGCGCCACACCCCGTCTGGTGCGACACGTAGGGTACATGGCCCGGCCGGTTCCGTCGGCCGCATTCTTCGAGGCGACGCGTACGGGTGCTTCCTGGACCTATTCGTTGGCCTCGGCGGCGGGCGACCCGCTACGATGCCTCCAGTGCCGCGGTCACCGACCTGCGGCGCACTGTTGCGGGCGTAGCTCAATGGTAGAGCCCTAGTCTTCCAAACTAGCTACGCGGGTTCGATTCCCGTCGCCCGCTCTGTACACCGAAGGCCCAGGGACAGGTCGCTTTCCTCTCCCTGGGCCTTTGGCCGTTCCAGGGGCCGGGATGGAGGGGGCGCCGTTCCCGGCTGCGGGTTCGTCGTGGTGTGCGCGGGTGCTCCCATCCCGTACGCCATCGGCCCAGGCGGAGCCGAGCAGACACGGCCCATGAAGTCCAGGCCGCCCGTACGGTGGCGCGCTCCACCTGGACGCCAGGAACCACGCCTGCTCCACGGTGTGCGG
The genomic region above belongs to Streptomyces sp. CG1 and contains:
- a CDS encoding ATP-dependent Clp protease proteolytic subunit, giving the protein MPSAAGEPSIGGGLGDQVYNRLLGERIIFLGQQVDDDIANKITAQLLLLAADPDKDIYLYINSPGGSVTAGMAIYDTMQYIPNDVVTIGMGMAASMGQFLLTGGTAGKRFALPHTDIMMHQGSAGLGGTVSDIKIQAQYLLRTKKTMSELTAQHSGQTVETIVRDGDRDRWFTPEEAKEYGLIDEIITHASGVPGGGGTGA
- the tig gene encoding trigger factor; the encoded protein is MKSAVETLNPTRVRLTVEVPFEELKDSLDAAYKKINQQVTVKGFRKGKIPARVIDQRFGRGAVLEEAVNDALPKFYTEAVNEAELSPLGQPEVDITELKDGETLNFTAEVDVRPALEIPDYTGIEVEVDAVEVTDEDIEKSVEQLRERFASTSPVERAAEDGDVVTIDLEAKVDGEVLEDGIANGVSYTIGSGELLDGIDDAVKGKSAGEEATFASELKGGSAAGKEAEVTVKVTQVAARELPALDDEFAQLASEFDTLDELKADSRKRLANMKQFDQATQAQERVLEKLLELVEVPVPEKLLEDEVNTRKHNLEHHQLGQMGLDLAKYLEIQGKTAEEFETETREAAVKGIKTQFVLDELVKKENLNVNQEELTEHLMRRAASSGMSPDQFAQAVVEGGQVPLLVGEVARGKALAVVVEAATVKDTNGEIVDLDEEDETESAIETVEAAEASDAAEEKTEG